TTTCGTCCAGGTTGCGGGCAATCCGGAGGTCCAATTCTACCCCCAGGTCTGCTGCAAGCCGTCGGGTCAATTCGTATTCATACCCCATGGGCTGCCCGCGGTACAGGAAATAACTCGTGGCGCTATAGGCGATCAGGGCCCGCAATTTCCCGCTTTCGCGTATGGCATCCACGGTCCGGGCGGGTTTGGGGGGGTCCCCTGCCCGGCTACCGGGCTCGCCGGGTCGGGAGGAGCAGTTGCAGAGCAACAACAACAGGGCAATATACGGGAGGGAACGCAGGCGCATTTCAGTTCGTTAATACCCGGAGAAGATACAAAACCCCTGGAAATGAGTACGCAACTCCCAATTCGGGCCACCGGCCTGCCAGGCCTAGCGGTTTGCCAGGGAACCACCCGCGCTGTTCAGGGAAGCGCTCAGGCGTTCGGTGCATTCCCGTAGGATCCAGTCGCTGACCTGTTCAAAATACATCAGGGTCAGGGTGGCAACGAAGATAAAAAGCAATGCCGTGCCAATGCGGGCGAAGTATAATTTTTCCGAATGGGACATGACGTAATTGGTTGGATTACAGGTCTAAATATAAGGAGGTCAATTAAAATTAACAAATTTTTAAGAACGTTTGTTCTCCGGGATTGGGCCCGTTGGCGGGCCTTATTCCGTCCTCCGGTCGCCCAGGGGGTTCAGCGAGTTCTCCACCCCGGACTGCACGCCTTTCCAGACGTAGTTCCAGACGCCCTTGTACGGGACGCGGGTAAATTCGATGGCGCCGACGATGGTTTTGCCCCGCCGGTTCGGGTTGGAATTGCGCACCAGGGTATTGGCCAGCCAGGAGAGCGTGGTTTTCCGGTTGCCGTCATCCTTGATGAAGGCCACTTCCAGGTCATCGTACAACATGGTCAACTCCCCGGTCATCCGCCGCGACGTACCGTCGGCGTGGAAATACATGCCGTTTAGTCTGCCTCCTGTAAAGCGCATTTCCATGGCCGGGTAGATGGTCGGGTTCAGTTTGTGGAGTCGGGAACTGCCCCGGGTGAGCCCTTTCATGTGGAAGTGGTCCGTGGCATAAGGCAATTGCAGGGAAACTTCCACAGGGAGCGTCCCCAGCAAAGTACCCTGCAGGTCAATCTTGAGGGTGTCGCCGGTGTCCCGGGCAGCAGCCCCCGATACTATATGGACGATGCGGCCGCGTAGTTCCGGGAAATCCACCAGGACTTCGGGCCCCGATTCCTGTACCTTCTCCCGGTACTCGAGGCTCGCATGGCGCAGTGAGACGGTATCGATCCGCAGCGGCCACTCCAATTCCATCAGCGCATCGTCGGGCAGGGGTACCCGGCGCTCGGTTTCATAGGGCTTGGTCTTGTCGCGGAAGATGCTCCCTTGCAGGCGGTCCACCGCTACGGATCGCATCCGCAAATCGCCCTGGGCCAGCAGGCGGTCCAGGTCAAACCCCGCAATATCCAATCGGGAGAACCGGGCGGTGTAGGTTTCAAAGCTGTGGGCGTGAGCCTCGGCGAACAACCCGGTATCCATTAAGGGGCGGAAGGCAAGGCTGTCTACCCGTACGCTTTTGTCCGAATGGCGGTACCGGAAGCGATCAAAGTACAATTCGTAGGAGGCCCCGGTAAGCGTATAGCGCTGCCGGCTGAGTTCCAATTCCAGGCCCGCGAGCTCCGGGACCAGGTAGGCGCCCGTTCCTCTGGCGTCCGCCGAGAGGCCAACCCCTTCCACCAGCAACCGGTCTCCGTAAAAGGATGCCACCGTATCACTTTGTGCGTACCCGGTAAGGTTCAGGCGGAAATGGTCCAGTTCAAACCGGCTGAGGCGGACCTGTTCGATACCCGGCAACCGGACCGAGTCGATGCGCGTCCCGGATAGCTTCGAATCTTCGCCCCCCAATGCGGAATCCGCAAGCGCCCTGCGCAAATTCAGTTGGAGCGTATCCAGTGAAATGGACCGGACGGAAAGTGTCTCGTTCCACAGGAAATTCGTCAGGTTAATCCCCTCCAGGGTGATGCGCCCGATTCGGAGGGTGCCCAGGCCTTCGCCCCCGGGGTGCAGGCTGTCGTCCGCCGCCCGTGCCCGAACCTGCCGCAGGTTAAGCTTTTCCGAAAAGATGTCGAGCTCCAGGGCTTCGTAATCCAGGGAAAAACCGGCTTCCGCACTGTGCAGGACGATTTCCCGCCGGATATACCCCTCCAGGACCTTTTCCAGGATGGGGTTGAGCCAAAAGGCTGCCGAGGCCGCGAGTAGAAACAGTACAAGGAGGGGATATCGTTTCCGGATTTTGATTTGCATGGGATCGGGCCAAGGGGGATGGCCTGAAGATACTAAAGATCGGCGTGATCCTTTGCCGGGCTGTGCAATCGGGCTTTTTTCCAGTGTAACTGCGGTAACATGACGCCATGCCGGTTATATGTATCTTTGCATTAAATTTCTCGAGATGTTTGGAAAAGGAAGCAAACTCTACAGCATATTGTTGCTCCGGTGCCCCCGCTGCCACGAGGGGGCTTTTCTCCGCAGCCACCCTTACGACCTCGGCAATATGAACCGCGTTCGGGAAACCTGCCCGAATTGCCAGCTGAAATACCGAATTGAACCGAGTTTCTACTACGGTTCCATGTATGTGTCCTATGCCGTGGGCGTGGCAGTGGCCATTGCGGTTTACGTGCTGATACTCCTGTCCGGCGTCCAACTCGGGGCAGGCGGGATTTTCGGCGTGATTGTCGCTGCGCTCGTGCTGCTGATGCCCTGGATCGGGGCCGTCTCCAAATCCATTTGGGCCAATTTCTTTTTCAAGTTCGACCCGGAGGTTGCGAGAAACAATAAATAACCGCCATGATCGGGGAACTCAGGGAGCGATACGGAAACCAGTTTGAGGAACCCCTCCTCGAGGAGATTGCCGAGGTGGGCGTCCTCCGCCAGGTAGCCGCCGGGGACAAACTGCTGGAGATCGGGGAGTATATCAAGGGCATGCCGCTGCTCCTCTCCGGGGTGATCAAGATTCTCCGGGAAGACGGGGACGGGGACGAGCTCCTGCTTTATTACCTGGAGCAGGGCGATACGTGCTCGATGACCATGAGCTGCTGTATGGGACAGACCCGGAGCGAAATCCGCGCCGTTGCCGAAACCGATGCCCGGCTTATCATGGTGCCTGTTCGGAAGATGGAGGAGTGGACTGCCAGGTACCTGTCGTGGCGCACCTTTGTCTTTTCGAGCTACAACCAGCGAATGAACGAACTTTTCCAGGCCATTGACAGCATTGCCTTCAAAAACATGGACGAGCGACTGGTTGGGTACCTCCGGGAGAAAATGCGGATTACAAACGAACCGATCATCCGAAATACCCACCAGGAAATTGCCTATGACCTGCACAGCTCCCGCGTGGTGATCTCGCGCCTGTTGAAGAAGCTCGAACGGATGGGGAAAATAGAATTGCACCGGAACCATATAAAAATCCTGGATCTCTGAAAAGATTCCTTCCCATACTGGATTGGTTGCCCGGCTATAAGAAGGCCTGGTTGCCCGGAGACCTCGCGGCCGGACTCACCGTGGGGATATTGCTGATTCCCCAGGGAATGGCCTATGCGATGATCGCCGGCCTCCCGCCCGTGTTTGGGTTGTATGCGGCCCTGGTGCCCCAGCTGGTCTATGCGCTGACCGGGACATCCCGACAACTCGCCGTGGGGCCGGTTGCCATGGATTCCCTCCTGGTGGCCAGTGGCCTCGGGGCCCTGGCGCTCACGGGCATCGAGGAGTACATCGCCATGGCGGTTTTCCTGGCGCTTTTCATGGGGGTGCTCCAACTGGCTTTCGGCCTGTTGCGGATGGGGTTCCTGGTCAATTTTTTATCGCGGCCTGTCATCAGCGGTTTTACTTCTGCGGCCGCCATCATCATCGGGTTGAGCCAGTTAAAACACCTGCTGGGCGTGGAAATACCGGGCAGCAACCGCATCCAGCAGCTGGTGTCCCATGCCGCGGCGGCATTGCCGGACACCCACCTGCCCACACTCGGGCTTGGGCTGGCGGGTATCGCCCTGATTGTCGGGATGAAGAAATGGGTGCCCCGCATGCCCGGGTCGCTGGCGGGAGTCGTGGCCGGCACCCTGGCCGTGTTCCTGCTGGGTTGGGACCAGGCCGGGGTGAAGATCGTCGGCGCGGTCCCGGCGGGCCTCCCGGAATTCGGCCTCCCGGAACTCGATATGGAACGGGTATCCCAACTTTTCCCGATTGCCCTGACCCTGGCGCTTATCGCCTATATGGAAGCGATATCAGTGGGGAAGGCGGTGGAGGAAAAGCACGGTAAGAACCGGATTGACGCCAACCAGGAACTCCGGGCCCTGGGCCTGTCCAATATCCTGGGGTCGTTTTTCCAGTCCTACCCAACAACCGGGGGATTCTCCCGGACGGCGGTCAACGACCAGAACGGGGCCCAGACACCCCTGGCTTCGGTCTTCAGCGCCCTGGTGGTGGGGGCTACACTGTTGTTTCTGACTCCCTTGTTCCACTACCTGCCCAACGCCATCCTGGCCGCGGTCATCATGGTGGCCGTTTTTGGCCTGATCGACCTGAAATACCCCCGGGAGCTCTGGAAAAACAGGAAGGACGAATTCATCCTGCTGCTGGCGACATTCGCCCTGACCCTCGGTCTCGGCATTGTGGAGGGGATCCTGCTTGGCGTCCTCTTTTCCCTGCTCTTGTTGGTGTATCGCATTTCCAAGCCCCATATCGCTATCCTCGGCCGGATTCGCGGCACGGATTACTTCAAGAATATCAACCGGTTTTCAGATGATATCGAGGAATTCCCCGAATTCCTGATTCTGCGCTTCGACGGCCAGCTCTTTTTCGGGAACAAGGATTATTTCCGCAAGGAACTGGTAAAGCACACCCGGCAAAAGGGGCCGGACCTGAAGTTTGTCATCCTGAATGCAGAGGCGATCAGCTATATCGACAGTTCGGCTGTCTATATGCTCCGCGCCCTGATCCGGGACCTCCGGCGCGACGGGATCCGGTTGCTCCTGGCGGGAGCTATCGGCCCCACCCGCGACATCCTCTTCAGCAGCGGCCTGGCAGAAGAAATCGGGAGGGAGAACCAGTTTGTCCGCACGTTCGAGGCCTTTGAGCATTGTCGGACGGCTACCGGTAAGACCGAGATGGAACGGAAAGTCTCCACCCAGTCCGCCCGCCCGCCTGTGTAACCCAAGTCACTGTTTAATGGGCGTTTGCCTTGTAGTTTTACTGCAAAACGCAAATGCAAACACCCATGAAAGTTGAGCAAATTTACACCGGCTGCCTGGCACACGCAGCCTACTACATCGAAAGCAACGGCGAGGCGGCCGTCTTTGACCCCTTACGCGAGGTGCAACCCTATATCGACCGGGCCAACAAGGACGGGGCGCAAATCAAATACGTCTTCGAAACCCATTTCCACGCCGACTTTGTCAGCGGGCACCTGGACCTGCAGAAAAAAACCGGGGCGCAGATCGTTTTTGGCCCCAATGCAAAACCGGGCTATGAGGCGTTGATCGCCGGGGACGGACAGGTTTTTGAGGTGGGCGACTACCAGGTGAAGGTCATCCACACCCCGGGACACACCATGGAAAGCACCACCTACCTGCTCATTGACGAAGCTGGCAGGCAGCACGGTATTATCACCGGGGATACCCTGTTTATAGGTGACGTCGGCCGGCCGGACCTGGCGCAGCACGTAGTATCCGAACTGACGGAGGAAAAACTGGCCTCCCATCTCTTTGACTCGCTGAGAAACAAGATCATGCCCCTGCCGGACCACCTGATCGTGTATCCGAACCACGGCGCGGGGTCTGCATGCGGCAAGAAGATGAGTGAGGAAACCACGGATACCCTGGGCCACCAGAAAGAGGTGAATTACGCCCTCCGGGCGGATATGACCCGGGAGGAATTTATCGGGGAACTCCTGACGGGGCTCACAGCGCCCCCCGGTTACTTCCCGCAGAACGTGCTGATGAACATCAAGGGCTACGAATCCCTGGATACCGTAATGAAGCGCGGCAACCAGCCGCTGAGCCCCGCTGCCTTTGAAGCGGCCGCCAACGAAACCGGAGCCCTGGTGCTCGACACCCGGGATGCCGAAACCTTCGCTAAAGGTTTCGTCCCCAACAGCGTGAACATTGGCCTGGGAGGGGATTTTGCCCCCTGGGTCGGGGAACTCATCCCGGATGTCCAGCACCCCATCCTGCTCGTAACCGAGCCCGGCAGGGAAGAAGAGGCCGTAACCCGTCTTTCCCGCGTGGGGTATGACCAAACCCTCGGGTACCTGGAAGGGGGTTTTGACGCCTGGAAGCAGACCGGCCGCGAGGTGGAAAGCACCGGCAGGATGACGGTTGCGGAACTCGAAGCCCTTGCCTCAAAAGGGGAGGCGCCCGTCATTATCGACGTGCGGAAAAGGAGCGAATACGACTCGGAGCACCTGCTGGACGCGATTAATATCCCGCTAAAAGAGATCAACGAACACCTGGCGGAATTCCCGAAAGACAAGAAATTTGTGCTGCACTGCGCAGGGGGATACCGGAGCATGATTGCCTCCTCGATCCTGAAACAGCGCGGATGGGATGATTTTGCCGATATTGTCGGGGGGTTCGACGCCCTGAAGAAAAGCCACCTGCCAAAGTCTGAGTATATTTGCCCGACGACTTTATTATAAGTGTATGGCGCATATAGACAGCGAATGGGGCTTGCGTAAGAAACGATATGGAAAAGGAGTGAAAGGGAATCGGCCGGGCCGGTTCCTTTTTGCGTTCTGGCTGGCAATCCTGCCGGTGCTGGGGTCGCTCACGGCCATTGAAGGCCGGGCGCAGCAACCGGTGGCCGACCCGGAGTATGCCGAACGCCTGGAAAGCCTGCTTTCCCATTCGGTTCCGGAGATTGCAGTGAGCGATGCGGCCGGCCGGGATTCGTTGGTTTTCCTAGATTCCAGAAGCCTGGAGGAGTTCGTTGTTAGCCGTATCCCGGGAGCCTATTGGGTGGGCTTCGACGATTTCAGCCTGGACCGGGTTAGCGCGGTTCCCCGAGACCAGGCCGTAGTGGTGTATTGTTCCGTGGGATACCGGAGCGAGAAAATAACGGAAGAACTCAGGGCCGCGGGTTTCGAGGATGTGTCCAACCTGTACGGGGGGATCTTCGAATGGGTCAACCAGGGGCAACCTGTGGAGGACCGCTCGGGCCCGACGGAAAAAATCCACGCCTACAACCGGGCCTGGGGCCGATGGCTGCGCCGGGGGCATAAGGTGTATTAGCCGGCAGCACTGCGTAAATTAACATTCAGACGCTTCCCTATTGGCCAGCCGGTTCCTGCCTGTCTTTGCCTTCCTTTCCCTTACCCCGATTCCTCCTGCTTTTTCGGGAGCGGCGGAAACCGTAGAGGTTTTGCCCGATAAAATCCCGCGGGAAGGATTCATCCCCCGGGAACCCCAGCGGGATGGTCCCGCTGTCATCCGGGATGTATTTGGTGCCGAACAGGTAGTCCCACAAACTCAGGCTGATGCCGAAATTGACCCCGAACTTACCCTGGGGCAGGTGATACGCGTGGTGGTAGAGGTGCATGACCGGGTTGTTGAGGACGTACTTGAGCGGCCCCCAGGTGAGTTTGATATTCGCGTGGTTCAGGTGGCCGATGGCAATGGCGGCAAAGTGGACCACATAGGCCTGTTCCGGCTCAAATCCGCCGAGGACCATCACCCCGAAGGTTTTCAGCGGCTTGTAGAGGATGTTCTCCATCCAGTGGTACCGCAGGTGTGCGGCGAACCCCATTTCCTTGACGCTGTGGTGTACCTTGTGGTATTGCCAGAATACCGGGTATTTGTGCAAAAGGATATGGGTAAACCACTGCACAAAATCGAGCACCACGAAGAATATCAGGAGTTGCAACCAGGAGGGCCAGGCACTCATGTCCACCAGGGCCAGGCTGTCTGCCCGGATCCCGATTTCGCCGAAGGCCAGCTGCAGGATGCGGTAGAACCCGGATATGGCGATGGCAAAGAGGAAGAAATTAAAGAACATATACCCGGCATCCATCCAGAAGTCTTTCCGGAAAATTGCCTGGTCCCGGCGCCAGGGAAAGCGGATTTCCAGGAGCCAGACCACCAGGGAAATCAGGACGAGCCCCCAGAAATAATTCATGTACCAGGGTACCTGGAAAAGGATGGATTTCCAGGTCCAGTTCACCGTCCCGGCCAGGGCATTCCAAAAGGCTTCCAAATAGGGTTCCATATTCTTTCTAATCGGATTCCAGTTCGTACCATTCAATGTCCTCCAGGTTCGGACGCCGCCCCTGCTCTTCCGGGGCGTAGTAGGTGGCGAGGTAATCCAGGATGGCCGCCTCGTTTTCACCCAGGTCCCAGAGGTTTTGCGTTTCCTGCATCCAGCGGATGGTGCTTTCCCACCCTTCCCGCGTCATCCGGTTCTGGGTTACCAGTTCGGCGGAATGGCACGGGGTACAGTGGGTAATAACCAGGGGCAATCCGTCCCCTTCCCGGAAGCCGGTGGCCAGGTGGATGCCGTCCCTGACGCCCCCTGCGGCAATCCCGGCGGTGTCTGCCGTTTCCGGGCCGGTTTCGGCAGGGCTTCCGGCACCTGCCGTATCTCGGAACCAGAGGGCGGCCCCCAGGGCCAGCAGGATTGCGCCGCCCAGCAAGATACCGGGCAGGTGCCCGCGTTTTCGGTTTCCACGCGATGTTTCCATCATGTAATTTTTACGGCAATCCGGTGGCATGCATTGTTGAGGTACCCTTTCGGGTTCCACCCGGGGAGTACCATGGGCTGGGCCCGGCCCTGGCTGTCCTCGGCCTGCGCCCAAAGTTCGTAATAGCCTTCCCGGGGGAATTCTGCCTCCCCGGAGAATCGCTGCCAGGCCAGTCGGTTGGCGGGTGCCTCCAGCCGGCAGTCCTGCCAGGTACTGCCAAAATCAATGGAGTAGCGCACCCGGGCAACTTCCAGCTCCCCGGCCCAGGCGTGCCCCCGGAAGGGAAGGGAGCGGCCACGCGCCAGTGTCGCCCCGGTTTTCGGGTAGGTGATCAGGGATTTCACGGGCATGGATTCGATGATGCACATGTCCGAATCGGGAACCGGGGTCCCCGGCGCCACGGGTCGGCAGGGGACCCGGTAGGAGTCTCCGGTCATCTTGGCCCCGTCGTGGACCCGGTCGCGGACGCTCAGCCGCTCAATCCACTTCCCGGAAGCCGAGGCAGGCCAGCCGCCGGCCACCAGGCGGAGCGGATACCCGTGTGCCAGCGGGATATCCCCGCCGTTCATTTCGTAGGCGAGGAGGGTTTCGTCCTGCAGGGCCTTTTCCATGGGTACCCCACGGGAAATGGGCTCCTTACCCGGGTCGCCGCTCAGGTGGGTATCCGCGGCATGGTACCCCACATAGACGGCACGGTCCGTATACCCGGCATCCTCCAGGACATCCCGGAGGCGTACCCCGCCCCACTCCGCACAGGAAACAGCCCCTACCTCCCACTGGTTCCCAGAGGCCGGCGGGTTGAATTCGCTCCGGCCGTTCCCGCCGCATTCCAGGGTGAGCCGGTAGGTGTATTTGCGGAAGTTGTTTTTGAGGTCGGCCAGCGTATAGGACTTCTTCCCGCGTACCGCTTCCCCGTCAAGGGTCAGCGTCCAGGCTGCCGGATCGGGCCTTTCGGGGATCAGGCCGTTGTTGCGGATGAACATGTACTTGTTCGGGGTTACCGCATCGTCCAGCAGGTGGGCCCGGGCTTCCAGGTTCCAGGGCCGGCTGTTGCGCACCACCATCTCCGGGTCCTTGTCGAAGAGGGAAAAAGGGTCCGGGTCCTGCAGGCCCAGCAGCTCGAGTCCTTCCGGAAGGCGGTCGCCGTAAACGATATCGGCGCCCAGCAGGGCACCCATGGAAGCGAGGGCCGATCGGCCCACGAATTTTCGTCTGTCCATATGCGCGGATTTGATCAGGCCCCGAACGTACGTATTTTGAACATCCGTGACCGCAACTCAAGTTACAAAAGTAACGCGATACCCCGGGTGTTCCAATGCGGAATGACCACATTCCGACCCGGTACCCGGACCTTGGGAACCCCCGGCCCATGAACGGCATGGATACCGCGAATAAAAACTCCGCTTGTGTAACCCGTGTTACCAAACTACACGGGGGTTTCCACTAACTTGTACACAATAAACCACCAGCTATGGACACGCATTTTGAAATACTGATTGTCGGGGGGGGAACCGCCGGCATCATGATGGCTGCTTCGCTCCTCAAAGAGGACAACAAGCTGAAGATCGGCATCCTGGAACCCGCCGAAACCCATTATTACCAGCCGGCCTGGACACTGGTGGGCGCCGGCACCTATTCCTATGAGAAAACCGCCCGGCCCATGGCTTCGGTTATCCCGAAAGGCGCCACCTGGCTGCGGGAGGCTGCCGCTGGTTTCGAGCCTGGAAAGCACGCCGTTACCACGGATGCGGGACATTCATACAGCTACGACTACCTGGTGGTTGCCCCCGGCCTGGTCTACGACCTGGAACAGGTCCCCGGCCTGGCCGAAGCGCTCGACAAAGGGGTTGTCTGCAGCAATTATACGGACCCGGAGCACACCTGGAAGGTGCTCCGGGAATTTAAGGGGGGCACCGCCCTGTTCACCCAGCCCACCACCCCCATTAAATGTGGCGGCGCGCCCCAGAAGATCATGTACCTGGCAGACAGTTATTTCCGCAAGTCCGGGGTCCGGGATCGTACAGAGGTGGTTTTTGCCACCCCGGGGACGGTTATTTTCGGTATCCCGGAAATAAAGAAAACGCTGATGGACGTGGTGGACAGGAAGGACATCAACTTGCGTTTTGGCTATAAGCTGGTACGGGTAGACGGCCCGAACCAAATTGCCTGGTACGAATTCGCCGACCACGAGAAGGAATACAACCACAAGGATATCAAAACAGAACAGGACGGGGAACTTACGGGCATCCATTTCGATATGCTGCACACGGCACCCCCGTCGGCTCCCCCGGCATGTGTCCGGGATTCGGAGATTGCCAATGAATCGGGATGGGTGGATGTGGACCCGCATACGCTCCGGCACAACCGGTTCCCGAACATTTTCAGCCTGGGAGACGTAGCCGGGCTTCCGACCGCCAAAACCGGTGCAGCCATCCGCAAACAGGTACCTGTAGTCACGGAAAACATCATGCGGCTGCGGGAGGCGAACATACTGGGATCCCCTACCTATAATGGCTATTCCTCCTGCCCGCTGGTTACCGACTACGGCAAGATGGTCCTGGCCGAATTTGACTACGATAACAAGTTTACCCCGGACCCGAAACTCAGGCAGTTGCTGATTTCGGACTCCTCCAAAGAGTCCTGGCGATTGTGGATACTCAAGAAATACGGGTTGCCCTACCTGTACTGGAACAAGATGCTGAAGGGGAAAGCGGTCTGATTGCCTTCCGGATGTAACCTGGGTTACCCGGGGTCTGCCCCGGACTTCGTAGATTTGCCCTAAACC
This genomic window from Robiginitalea biformata HTCC2501 contains:
- a CDS encoding rhodanese-like domain-containing protein, with amino-acid sequence MAHIDSEWGLRKKRYGKGVKGNRPGRFLFAFWLAILPVLGSLTAIEGRAQQPVADPEYAERLESLLSHSVPEIAVSDAAGRDSLVFLDSRSLEEFVVSRIPGAYWVGFDDFSLDRVSAVPRDQAVVVYCSVGYRSEKITEELRAAGFEDVSNLYGGIFEWVNQGQPVEDRSGPTEKIHAYNRAWGRWLRRGHKVY
- a CDS encoding sterol desaturase family protein; translation: MEPYLEAFWNALAGTVNWTWKSILFQVPWYMNYFWGLVLISLVVWLLEIRFPWRRDQAIFRKDFWMDAGYMFFNFFLFAIAISGFYRILQLAFGEIGIRADSLALVDMSAWPSWLQLLIFFVVLDFVQWFTHILLHKYPVFWQYHKVHHSVKEMGFAAHLRYHWMENILYKPLKTFGVMVLGGFEPEQAYVVHFAAIAIGHLNHANIKLTWGPLKYVLNNPVMHLYHHAYHLPQGKFGVNFGISLSLWDYLFGTKYIPDDSGTIPLGFPGDESFPRDFIGQNLYGFRRSRKSRRNRGKGKEGKDRQEPAGQ
- a CDS encoding NAD(P)/FAD-dependent oxidoreductase produces the protein MDTHFEILIVGGGTAGIMMAASLLKEDNKLKIGILEPAETHYYQPAWTLVGAGTYSYEKTARPMASVIPKGATWLREAAAGFEPGKHAVTTDAGHSYSYDYLVVAPGLVYDLEQVPGLAEALDKGVVCSNYTDPEHTWKVLREFKGGTALFTQPTTPIKCGGAPQKIMYLADSYFRKSGVRDRTEVVFATPGTVIFGIPEIKKTLMDVVDRKDINLRFGYKLVRVDGPNQIAWYEFADHEKEYNHKDIKTEQDGELTGIHFDMLHTAPPSAPPACVRDSEIANESGWVDVDPHTLRHNRFPNIFSLGDVAGLPTAKTGAAIRKQVPVVTENIMRLREANILGSPTYNGYSSCPLVTDYGKMVLAEFDYDNKFTPDPKLRQLLISDSSKESWRLWILKKYGLPYLYWNKMLKGKAV
- a CDS encoding SulP family inorganic anion transporter; this translates as MPGYKKAWLPGDLAAGLTVGILLIPQGMAYAMIAGLPPVFGLYAALVPQLVYALTGTSRQLAVGPVAMDSLLVASGLGALALTGIEEYIAMAVFLALFMGVLQLAFGLLRMGFLVNFLSRPVISGFTSAAAIIIGLSQLKHLLGVEIPGSNRIQQLVSHAAAALPDTHLPTLGLGLAGIALIVGMKKWVPRMPGSLAGVVAGTLAVFLLGWDQAGVKIVGAVPAGLPEFGLPELDMERVSQLFPIALTLALIAYMEAISVGKAVEEKHGKNRIDANQELRALGLSNILGSFFQSYPTTGGFSRTAVNDQNGAQTPLASVFSALVVGATLLFLTPLFHYLPNAILAAVIMVAVFGLIDLKYPRELWKNRKDEFILLLATFALTLGLGIVEGILLGVLFSLLLLVYRISKPHIAILGRIRGTDYFKNINRFSDDIEEFPEFLILRFDGQLFFGNKDYFRKELVKHTRQKGPDLKFVILNAEAISYIDSSAVYMLRALIRDLRRDGIRLLLAGAIGPTRDILFSSGLAEEIGRENQFVRTFEAFEHCRTATGKTEMERKVSTQSARPPV
- a CDS encoding sulfite oxidase; translation: MDRRKFVGRSALASMGALLGADIVYGDRLPEGLELLGLQDPDPFSLFDKDPEMVVRNSRPWNLEARAHLLDDAVTPNKYMFIRNNGLIPERPDPAAWTLTLDGEAVRGKKSYTLADLKNNFRKYTYRLTLECGGNGRSEFNPPASGNQWEVGAVSCAEWGGVRLRDVLEDAGYTDRAVYVGYHAADTHLSGDPGKEPISRGVPMEKALQDETLLAYEMNGGDIPLAHGYPLRLVAGGWPASASGKWIERLSVRDRVHDGAKMTGDSYRVPCRPVAPGTPVPDSDMCIIESMPVKSLITYPKTGATLARGRSLPFRGHAWAGELEVARVRYSIDFGSTWQDCRLEAPANRLAWQRFSGEAEFPREGYYELWAQAEDSQGRAQPMVLPGWNPKGYLNNACHRIAVKIT
- a CDS encoding Crp/Fnr family transcriptional regulator, with translation MIGELRERYGNQFEEPLLEEIAEVGVLRQVAAGDKLLEIGEYIKGMPLLLSGVIKILREDGDGDELLLYYLEQGDTCSMTMSCCMGQTRSEIRAVAETDARLIMVPVRKMEEWTARYLSWRTFVFSSYNQRMNELFQAIDSIAFKNMDERLVGYLREKMRITNEPIIRNTHQEIAYDLHSSRVVISRLLKKLERMGKIELHRNHIKILDL
- a CDS encoding MBL fold metallo-hydrolase; amino-acid sequence: MKVEQIYTGCLAHAAYYIESNGEAAVFDPLREVQPYIDRANKDGAQIKYVFETHFHADFVSGHLDLQKKTGAQIVFGPNAKPGYEALIAGDGQVFEVGDYQVKVIHTPGHTMESTTYLLIDEAGRQHGIITGDTLFIGDVGRPDLAQHVVSELTEEKLASHLFDSLRNKIMPLPDHLIVYPNHGAGSACGKKMSEETTDTLGHQKEVNYALRADMTREEFIGELLTGLTAPPGYFPQNVLMNIKGYESLDTVMKRGNQPLSPAAFEAAANETGALVLDTRDAETFAKGFVPNSVNIGLGGDFAPWVGELIPDVQHPILLVTEPGREEEAVTRLSRVGYDQTLGYLEGGFDAWKQTGREVESTGRMTVAELEALASKGEAPVIIDVRKRSEYDSEHLLDAINIPLKEINEHLAEFPKDKKFVLHCAGGYRSMIASSILKQRGWDDFADIVGGFDALKKSHLPKSEYICPTTLL